TTATAGCATAAAATTTTCCTTTTTGAATATTGATTGTAACATCATGAACAGCTGTGATGTTTTTATATTTTTTTGTTAGTTTGTTTGTAGATATAATGTAATTCATTAATAACCTTCCTTTTTATTTTTTAGTTAAATTAGGGGTATTATAATATATTGAATCGCCTAAAAAATTAGACGATTCAATAATATTGGTAATTTAAATATTTTTTAAATACATTTAATAACTAGACATAGTTACTGTTTTACATGTAAAAGAATCCGAAGTATGCTCTTGGTCAGTTGCTGGCCAACCATTAAAAAATTCGTATCTAAAAGTTCCATCATCTTGACTATAAAATTTGTAATTATATGTCTGTAATTCTTTAAGGTTAGCAATTTTAGAACCCCTGTCTTTATTTCCTAGCCAAGTATCTTGTACTAGAGTTATATCAACATGGTTATCATATGTTGTAGGTAGATCTCTTTTTGTTACCTCTAGGGCTATCTTATGAGTTGAACCTACATAATCTCTCCATGCGCCATCATGAGAGCTGTTAATAGAAAGTGTTAAGTAAGATGTATATGATGTTGCAAATACAGAACCACAACCAATAACTAATATAACTACTGCCAATACTAAAGATGTTATTTGTTTTTTGTTAATTTTCATCATAAATATCTTCCTAAATAATTTTTTACGTGCACGCAAATATAAGTGTAACACAATTTCATTTTATTGTCAATAATAGTAATACATTGTATAATTAATAAATAGTAACATTTTAAGCAACATTAGTTGATATTATAATAACAACCATATAATCTTTCACAGAAGTTATTTTTATTTAAAAATCAAACTTTCTTATTATATGAAAAAAACAGTGGATGGACTATTGTCCTACCACTGAATAAGTTTTACTACTTTATCTTTCTAAGACTGCACCTGTACTTGCTGATGTTACTAATTTGCTGTATCTTGACAAATATGTTCCTCTTTTAGCTTTCGAAGGAGGCTGTACCCATTTATCTTTTCTTGCTTGAATTTCTTCTTCTGATAAATCTACTTTTAATACTCTATTTTTAATATCTATTTCTATAATATCTCCTTCTTCAAGGATACCTATTGTTCCGCCTTCGCTTGCTTCAGGAGAAACATGTCCAATACATGGTCCTCTAGTACCACCAGAAAAACGTCCGTCAGTTATAAGTGCTACTGATTTTTCTAAGCCCATTCCTGCTATTGCAGCTGTTGGACTTAGCATCTCTCTCATGCCCGGACCTCCCTTAGGACCTTCATATCTGATGACTACAACATCACCTGCTTTTATTTGCTTATTTAAAATAGCTGCATAAGCAGTTTCTTCTGATTCAAAGATTCTAGCTGACCCTTTGTGCTGCATCATTTCTGGTTCTACTGCTGATTGCTTAACAACTGCACCATCAGGAGCTAAGTTTCCTCTTAATATTGCTATTCCGCCCTCTTTTTTATAAGGATTATCTATCTCTCTAATTACATTAGGGTCTAGTATATTCGCATTTTTAATATTTTCACCAATAGTATTCCCTGTAACCGTCTTTGCATCTGTATTTATCAATCCTGCCTTAGCAAGCTCATTCAGAACTGCTGATATACCTCCTGCATTATCTAAATCATGCATACTATGAACACCAGCTGGACTTATTTTAGTTAAGTTAGGAACATTTCTACTTATTTCATCAAAATGATCTAATGTCAAATCCACTTCCGCTTCATTAGCAATTGCCAATAGGTGCAATGTAGTATTAGAAGAACCTCCTATAGCCATATCTAATGCAATTGCATTCTTAAATGCATCAATCGTCATAATGTCTCTTGGCAATACGTTATTTTTAACTAATTCAACTATCTTCATTCCTGCTCTTTTAGCTAATTGCTTTCTTCTTCCAAAAGGAGCAGGTATAGTTCCATTGCCAGGTAATGCTATACCCAAAGATTCAGCAAGTGAATTCATAGTATTAGCAGTAAATAGTCCCGCACAACTACCACAAGTTGGACAAGAATGAGTTTCTATCTCACTTAATTCTTCCGCTGATATTTCACCATTTACATGAGCTCCAACAGCTTCAAATGATCCTCTAATAAGATCAAGTGTCTTACCTCTATAATCTCCAGTCAACATAGGTCCACCGCTTATATATATAGAAGGAATGTTAAGTCTAGCCGCTCCCATAAGCATACCAGGTACTATTTTGTCACAATTACCAACTAAAACTAATCCATCAAATTTATGTCCCATAGCCATAGCTTCAATAGAATCTGCAATAAGCTCTCTTGTAGATAACGGATATTTCATACCACTATGATTCATAGCAATACCATCACAAATACCTATAACAGGAAACTCAACAGGAGTTCCTCCTCCAGCACTTATTCCTAACTTAACCGCCTGAGCTATTTCATCTAAATGAAAATGTCCAGGTATAATCTCATTATGTGCATTAACAACCGCAATCAATGGTTTTTCCAAATCCTCTGGCAAATACCCCATAGCATACAACAAAGAACGATGTGGAGCTCTAGCTACACCTTTAGTAATCTCATTACTTCTCATATATATTCCCCCTAACAAATAATCGTATATTAGTTAATTACAAAACTCTACAGTAGTAATAAATTCTATGTTTACATGTTTTAAAGCAACTCGTTTCCCCCATATGTAGTCGTAAAAACTACCAATATAGTTACTAGGGAACCATCTCATGTTTCTTTGAAAGCGTGACTTCAAGAGTTCGTTTCTTCATCGCTCTACTTAAATCATAAGAAACGGGCTCTTGTCGGAACCGTCAAAGATTATGAGATGGTTCCCCTCTCCAAAAACTTATGAGCTAAAACACTAAAAGATATCCATAATTTTAAATTTCAGTTTTGCAACTACCTAAATAATCGTATATTCTATATATTAAGTCTACCTGTAAATTCAAATAACAACAATGAATTATAATATCAATCTTTAAGAATATTTTGCTACTACCATTACGAGTATTTTGTCATTGATTATAGATATTTTGCTATTATAAAATGGAGAGTTACCCCTCCATTAAACAACAATATACCATATGATATTTTTTAACTCATTTTACTCCAAATACCCATCAATTGTACAATAACCAACATCTTCATTATCATTAGTAATCTCAATAGCTGTCAAGAATACTCTCGCTGTATCTATTGAAGTAAATGTAGGTATTCTGTGCTCTATTCCTTTTCTTCTGATTTTAAAACCATCACTTTCTTGGTTATTTCCTGTTGTCGGTGTGTTGATAATCATATTTATATTTCCTTTTGATATAAACTCCATAACCTTAGCTATTGAAATCTTCTCGCAGTTTATATTATTATCATTTAAGAATGCTGCCGTTCCATCTGAAGCATAAAGTTTAAATCCCATCTGTGCGTAAACTTTAATTATAGATAAACTCTCCTTTTTATCAACTTCCTTAAGTGAAACATATATACCGCCCTCTATAGGTATTTTTATACCTGATGCTCTAAAGCCTTTGTATATAGCTTTCCTAAAATCTTTATCTACCCCTAAAACTTCTCCTGTGGATTTCATTTCAGGTCCTAGATAAATATCCACATCTGTAAGCTTTTCTCCTGAAAATACAGGTACTTTTACAGCATATAAATCTTTATTCTTAAGCAGTCCCGTTCCGTAAGGCTGATCTTTTAATTTTTTGCCAAGCATAACATCTACCGCAAGCTTAACCATAGGAACTCCAGTTACTTTACTCAGTATAGGAACAGTTCTCGAAGCCCTTGGATTTACTTCTATTACGTAAATATCTTTTCCATCAAACACGTACTGTATATTAACTAAGCCAACAATCTTCAAGCCTTTGGCAATCTTCTTCGTATATTCTACAAGCTTTTTTACAGTCTCTTCGCTAAGTGTAATATTAGGATATACAGTGATACTATCACCTGAATGTACGCCCGTCTTTTCAATATGCTCCATAATACCTGGAATTAGTATATCTTCACCATCTGATACTGCATCCACTTCTATCTCTGTACCTTTTACATATTTATCAATCAATATTGAATTTTTAGAAGAAATACTTTCTGCTTCTTTCATGTATTTTATCAAGTTTTCTTCATTATAGACTACTTGCATTGCACGTCCTCCAATTACATATGAAGGTCTTACAACTACTGGATATCCTAATTCTTTTACAGTCACAAGTGCTTCTTCAATACTCATAACCGCTTTACCTGTAGGACTTGGAATCTGTAATTCTTCTAAAAATGCTCTGAATTTATCTCTATCTTCTGCTAAATCTATTGATTCAAAAGATGTTCCAAGAATATTAACTCCATTTTTATAAAGCTTAGGAGCTAAATTTACAGATGTCTGTCCTCCAAACTGTACAATTACTCCTTCTGGCTGCTCTTTTCTTATAACATTCATCACATTGTCAATATATAAGGATTCAAAATATAATTTGTCAGCGGTATCAAAATCTGTACTGACTGTCTCAGGATTGTTGTTTATCATGATAGATTCATAACCTGCATTCTTAATC
This is a stretch of genomic DNA from Abyssisolibacter fermentans. It encodes these proteins:
- the ilvD gene encoding dihydroxy-acid dehydratase produces the protein MRSNEITKGVARAPHRSLLYAMGYLPEDLEKPLIAVVNAHNEIIPGHFHLDEIAQAVKLGISAGGGTPVEFPVIGICDGIAMNHSGMKYPLSTRELIADSIEAMAMGHKFDGLVLVGNCDKIVPGMLMGAARLNIPSIYISGGPMLTGDYRGKTLDLIRGSFEAVGAHVNGEISAEELSEIETHSCPTCGSCAGLFTANTMNSLAESLGIALPGNGTIPAPFGRRKQLAKRAGMKIVELVKNNVLPRDIMTIDAFKNAIALDMAIGGSSNTTLHLLAIANEAEVDLTLDHFDEISRNVPNLTKISPAGVHSMHDLDNAGGISAVLNELAKAGLINTDAKTVTGNTIGENIKNANILDPNVIREIDNPYKKEGGIAILRGNLAPDGAVVKQSAVEPEMMQHKGSARIFESEETAYAAILNKQIKAGDVVVIRYEGPKGGPGMREMLSPTAAIAGMGLEKSVALITDGRFSGGTRGPCIGHVSPEASEGGTIGILEEGDIIEIDIKNRVLKVDLSEEEIQARKDKWVQPPSKAKRGTYLSRYSKLVTSASTGAVLER